A stretch of the Sphingobacterium thalpophilum genome encodes the following:
- a CDS encoding Arm DNA-binding domain-containing protein — translation MSTNYSLLFYLKKPKNYVSGPKAIYMRITLDGIPKEVSTGRECDPSKWNSKANRAKGHHFNIKLLKGSI, via the coding sequence ATGAGTACAAATTATTCCTTGCTCTTCTACTTGAAGAAACCAAAAAATTATGTTAGCGGTCCCAAAGCTATCTACATGCGGATTACCCTCGATGGTATCCCAAAAGAAGTGTCTACAGGGCGGGAGTGTGATCCCTCCAAATGGAATTCCAAAGCCAATCGGGCAAAGGGCCATCATTTTAATATAAAGTTATTGAAAGGATCTATATGA
- a CDS encoding DUF6624 domain-containing protein — protein sequence MKNLIKPIVLFVASIFAYINVYGQIDTILRDKINQMAKKDQDWMMNPPKNANGNDYFFKRMEEIYRENYEDAKVIFSKFGFPGYNKVGKDGSDKFWLVVQHLNKWPDFQTLVLKKMAAEVKRKNASADKYAYLLDRINLNSGELQIYGTQIWYDIRYHRTFPYPVVDIKRVNKRRKAVGLEALEVYLNTTTESHFALRDSINLRSGVKKPWLYKVPSHMFGKY from the coding sequence ATGAAAAATTTAATTAAACCAATTGTTTTGTTTGTTGCATCAATATTTGCATATATAAATGTTTACGGTCAAATAGATACCATTTTAAGAGATAAAATCAATCAAATGGCGAAGAAAGATCAAGATTGGATGATGAACCCTCCTAAAAATGCTAATGGTAATGACTATTTTTTTAAAAGAATGGAAGAAATATATCGTGAAAACTACGAGGATGCAAAAGTCATTTTCTCTAAGTTCGGTTTTCCTGGATATAACAAGGTTGGAAAAGACGGTTCAGATAAGTTTTGGCTGGTCGTTCAACACTTAAATAAATGGCCGGATTTTCAAACATTGGTACTAAAAAAGATGGCAGCGGAAGTAAAAAGAAAAAATGCTTCTGCTGATAAGTATGCATATTTATTGGACCGGATAAATCTCAATAGTGGGGAATTGCAAATATATGGTACACAGATTTGGTATGACATCAGGTACCACAGGACATTTCCCTATCCGGTTGTAGATATCAAAAGAGTTAATAAACGAAGAAAAGCTGTGGGTTTAGAAGCTCTCGAAGTTTATTTGAATACCACAACAGAATCACATTTTGCTCTAAGGGATTCTATAAATCTAAGATCCGGAGTCAAAAAACCTTGGCTTTATAAAGTTCCTTCGCACATGTTTGGTAAGTACTAA
- a CDS encoding biosynthetic peptidoglycan transglycosylase, protein MNAKKSKHKAKQEFLLLIKSHFNISAVFNNDNFNLLRFQSDNILIRHRRFSIAIEYINIRFINNWRFRPNIQVKVLSFIKQTSNSKKYPSSTAIKEEQFLEKIFDFIPRIYKIIRFVDVKIEELHFGDKGCSPIYIKDIISIQNRLKAKISDPQYADLSINFLPKKIIFKIVPTYSSNNRINIKSVFCLIQLDIITKSLKIGIKSRGLIANERKESLKYIKVNKIKILFNIVFSQNIIYLDKLSRIELDEIICYFISNLDINDKDFFNISFFCEFYPQDIIKLIPDLYVQDLKELQSDRKLTLKVGLGFLISNPLYYDFHLSLDVDERATILPGISLSYLNYPFDFRFQGGTKTIPIAEVNKSLSESLLGKVLVHSEDPNFYHHRGVDEFGLGYAIARNFHEKRVVRGGSTITMQVVKNLFLTNERMIFRKIEEVIIALLIENHFKIPKRRILDIYFEIIEMGPNIYGLNNGCMFYFGKQATEVNLIESIVISYIIPRPIFFFEALVEKSEKLRKNLDEYSNKLLINLLNDGIIDKEDLENIEPIVFFTRDLGSLKINFKF, encoded by the coding sequence TTGAACGCTAAAAAAAGCAAGCATAAGGCGAAGCAGGAATTTCTTTTGCTTATTAAATCCCACTTTAATATCTCAGCTGTGTTTAATAATGATAATTTTAATCTTCTCAGATTTCAAAGCGACAATATATTAATCCGACACCGCAGATTCTCTATTGCAATTGAATATATTAACATTCGATTTATTAATAATTGGAGATTTCGTCCAAACATTCAGGTTAAAGTTTTAAGTTTTATAAAGCAAACTTCCAATTCCAAAAAATATCCTAGCTCCACAGCCATAAAAGAAGAACAATTTCTGGAAAAAATATTTGATTTTATACCTCGAATTTACAAAATAATCCGCTTCGTTGATGTTAAGATTGAAGAACTGCATTTCGGTGATAAAGGCTGCAGCCCTATTTATATAAAAGACATAATTTCGATCCAAAATAGACTAAAGGCTAAGATAAGTGACCCTCAATATGCAGATCTATCAATAAATTTCCTCCCCAAAAAGATAATATTCAAAATCGTACCCACGTATAGTTCCAATAATCGGATAAATATTAAATCAGTATTTTGTTTAATTCAATTGGATATAATTACGAAAAGCCTAAAAATAGGAATTAAATCTAGAGGTCTTATAGCAAACGAAAGAAAGGAAAGTTTAAAATACATCAAGGTGAACAAAATTAAAATTCTTTTCAACATTGTTTTCAGTCAAAACATCATTTATCTTGATAAATTGTCAAGAATCGAATTGGATGAGATTATCTGTTATTTTATATCCAATTTGGATATAAATGATAAAGACTTTTTTAACATCAGTTTCTTTTGTGAATTTTACCCCCAAGATATAATTAAACTAATCCCAGATTTATATGTTCAAGACCTTAAAGAGTTACAATCAGACCGAAAATTAACTCTTAAGGTCGGACTAGGCTTTTTGATCTCTAATCCTTTATATTACGATTTTCATTTGTCTCTAGATGTCGATGAAAGGGCAACTATTCTACCAGGAATTTCATTAAGTTACCTAAATTACCCGTTTGATTTTCGATTTCAAGGCGGGACGAAAACTATTCCAATTGCTGAAGTAAATAAATCCCTTTCCGAAAGTCTTTTAGGCAAGGTTTTAGTTCATTCAGAAGATCCTAATTTCTATCATCACAGAGGTGTTGATGAATTTGGCTTAGGGTATGCAATTGCACGTAACTTTCACGAAAAAAGAGTCGTTCGTGGAGGAAGCACTATTACAATGCAGGTTGTCAAAAACTTGTTTTTAACCAATGAAAGAATGATATTTCGAAAAATTGAAGAGGTAATAATCGCACTTCTTATAGAGAATCATTTTAAAATTCCCAAAAGAAGAATATTAGATATATATTTTGAGATTATTGAAATGGGACCAAATATTTATGGGTTAAACAATGGATGTATGTTCTATTTCGGTAAACAGGCTACAGAGGTAAATCTTATTGAATCAATAGTTATTTCGTATATTATCCCTCGGCCCATTTTCTTTTTTGAAGCTTTAGTTGAAAAGAGCGAAAAACTTAGGAAAAATTTAGATGAATACTCTAATAAATTATTGATCAATCTTCTTAATGATGGGATCATAGACAAAGAAGATCTAGAAAATATTGAACCAATAGTATTTTTTACTCGTGACTTAGGAAGCTTAAAAATAAACTTTAAATTTTAA
- a CDS encoding 4'-phosphopantetheinyl transferase family protein, with product MSLVYLREIDEQTKFAIWRIEESDEDLLSKLQLDEREKAKLASFNKGKRRLHWLATRVLLRTLLNTSKYIDCPSDANGKPYLVNFPQKISLSHSFDYAAAMISTRGEVGIDMEIIKTKVERIQHKFLKPAELDFISRGVNQYEQLYACWCAKEAIYKLQGNSGVSFLNNMTILPFEYQSQGLLQLVLNHNQRQCIFDVHYEKFNEYMLAYAVGEIL from the coding sequence ATGAGTCTAGTGTATTTACGTGAAATCGATGAACAAACCAAGTTTGCTATCTGGCGCATCGAAGAGTCGGATGAGGACCTCTTGTCCAAACTTCAGCTAGATGAACGTGAAAAAGCCAAGCTAGCCTCTTTTAATAAAGGAAAACGGCGGCTGCACTGGCTCGCAACCCGTGTGTTATTGCGTACACTTCTCAACACATCAAAGTACATTGACTGCCCATCCGATGCCAATGGAAAACCCTATCTCGTCAATTTTCCACAAAAAATCTCGCTTTCCCATTCTTTCGATTATGCCGCCGCCATGATCAGTACAAGAGGTGAAGTGGGGATCGATATGGAGATTATCAAAACGAAGGTAGAGCGGATTCAGCACAAATTTCTCAAACCTGCTGAGCTTGATTTCATCAGCCGGGGAGTAAACCAATATGAGCAGTTGTACGCCTGCTGGTGCGCCAAAGAGGCGATCTATAAATTACAGGGGAACTCTGGAGTTTCCTTCCTAAACAACATGACCATTCTGCCCTTTGAATACCAGTCACAAGGTCTTCTACAATTGGTGCTCAATCACAATCAAAGGCAGTGTATTTTCGATGTGCATTACGAAAAATTCAATGAATATATGCTGGCCTATGCCGTTGGCGAGATACTTTAA
- the gwsS gene encoding grasp-with-spasm system SPASM domain peptide maturase, producing MNNNMYLVLFPSCKLVKGAKRSIICDLKSGVYATVPHSLYNLIENLLFTPYDKYKNSLSESDQEILEEYREYLIEHQFAFFTSNPNNFSVINEEFFTPSIVTNAIIKVAKTSSHNFGYLFSQLSDLGCKAIEFRFSDIVLRSGLEEILDLLRQTRVQSVNLFLKFASYLLIEGIRDLVDRYKFITSINIYNSPFTSNDYIDNTHTTIKYTIGSNVDNLCCGDISPSNFAVNIPMYTEALKYNTCLNRKISIDESGEIKNCPSLNSSYGNLKNVRLEEVVFNDDFRKMWEVNKDIISVCRDCEFRYICLDCRAFTHGSNIYGKPEKCKYNPYE from the coding sequence ATGAACAATAATATGTATTTGGTTTTGTTTCCATCCTGTAAACTGGTTAAAGGTGCAAAAAGAAGTATAATCTGTGATCTAAAGTCTGGTGTTTACGCTACCGTGCCACATTCCTTATATAATTTGATAGAAAACCTTCTTTTTACGCCGTATGACAAATACAAAAATTCTTTGAGTGAAAGTGATCAGGAGATACTTGAAGAATATAGAGAGTATCTAATAGAACATCAATTTGCTTTTTTTACTTCTAATCCTAATAACTTTAGCGTTATCAACGAAGAATTTTTCACACCGTCAATTGTAACTAATGCAATTATAAAGGTCGCAAAGACATCTTCACATAATTTTGGATATTTGTTCTCACAACTGTCTGATCTTGGTTGCAAAGCCATTGAGTTTAGATTTTCTGACATAGTGTTAAGATCTGGGTTAGAGGAGATATTAGATCTTTTGAGACAAACTCGTGTTCAATCTGTAAATCTATTCCTAAAATTTGCATCCTATCTTTTGATTGAGGGAATTCGGGATCTAGTGGATAGATACAAATTTATTACTTCGATAAATATTTACAATTCCCCATTTACATCAAATGATTATATTGATAATACGCATACAACAATTAAATATACCATAGGTAGTAACGTAGATAACTTATGTTGTGGAGATATTTCACCATCAAACTTCGCGGTAAATATCCCTATGTATACCGAGGCCTTAAAATACAATACGTGTCTAAACCGAAAAATCAGCATCGATGAAAGTGGTGAAATTAAAAATTGCCCTTCTTTGAATTCTTCATATGGAAATTTAAAAAATGTAAGATTAGAGGAAGTAGTTTTTAACGATGATTTTAGAAAAATGTGGGAAGTTAATAAAGATATTATTTCAGTCTGTAGGGATTGTGAGTTTCGCTATATATGTTTAGACTGTAGAGCATTCACCCATGGATCAAATATTTATGGTAAACCGGAAAAATGTAAATACAATCCTTATGAGTGA
- the gwsG gene encoding grasp-with-spasm system ATP-grasp peptide maturase yields MLFGKFLKMILIFSKSELEPSTNMVIDWLEYYKADYLRINGNEIFERYTYQLEDTWKVIDSTSIKVIPEPDLVKVVWNRRWLDQSYLRLQSSKFKDSRLANQYNQFVTSEYRSLRKFFSYYYRKSFWIDPESAIQVNKLMVLEKAKEYGLAVPLTLVTGTKNELGHFMRKFGPIIVKSISEMSAFTINGKGYNMFTSIVDNNFMELPEFFFPSCFQTCVNKEYEIRTFYFFGKCYSMALFSQMHEASSIDFRADYKEDNFKEAPYKLPLEIEKAINRLMDNLGLNTGSLDLIYTPSGEYVFLEVNPIGQFGMVSLPCNYGLEKIIAEKLIELDKVNDEK; encoded by the coding sequence TTGTTGTTTGGTAAATTTTTAAAAATGATTTTGATTTTTAGCAAATCTGAACTTGAGCCATCTACGAATATGGTAATCGACTGGCTAGAGTACTATAAAGCGGATTATTTACGTATCAATGGCAATGAAATATTTGAACGGTATACATATCAATTAGAAGATACCTGGAAAGTCATTGATTCTACATCAATAAAAGTTATTCCAGAACCTGACTTAGTAAAAGTTGTATGGAATAGAAGATGGCTTGATCAATCATACCTACGACTTCAAAGTTCCAAATTCAAAGATTCGCGCCTGGCTAATCAATATAATCAATTTGTCACTTCAGAATATCGGTCTCTAAGGAAATTTTTCAGCTATTATTATCGCAAGAGTTTTTGGATAGACCCAGAGTCGGCAATACAGGTCAATAAATTAATGGTACTAGAAAAAGCTAAAGAATACGGTCTTGCGGTTCCCTTAACACTGGTAACCGGGACAAAAAATGAGTTAGGTCATTTTATGAGAAAATTCGGGCCCATTATTGTAAAGAGTATATCAGAAATGTCAGCATTTACTATAAATGGCAAAGGATATAATATGTTCACAAGTATTGTTGATAATAATTTTATGGAGCTTCCAGAGTTCTTTTTTCCTTCCTGCTTTCAAACATGCGTTAACAAAGAATATGAAATACGGACATTTTATTTTTTCGGTAAATGTTATTCTATGGCATTATTTTCTCAAATGCACGAAGCTTCTAGCATTGACTTTAGAGCTGACTATAAAGAGGATAATTTTAAAGAAGCTCCTTACAAATTACCTCTGGAAATCGAAAAGGCAATCAATAGATTAATGGATAATTTAGGCTTAAACACTGGTTCACTGGATTTAATATATACTCCTTCGGGAGAGTATGTTTTTTTAGAAGTTAATCCAATAGGTCAATTTGGCATGGTTTCATTGCCATGTAATTATGGATTAGAAAAAATAATAGCTGAAAAATTAATTGAATTAGATAAAGTCAATGATGAAAAATAG
- a CDS encoding helix-turn-helix domain-containing protein, translated as MNDSLQDIREKELKILDEIRKQRVRNGFTQEYIAMLLGISQSQYNKMESGIVSVKLGYLIKICRALKISGITFDSNPNPTKSSVDIISSVKIIEDALLNIKNRVAKKE; from the coding sequence ATGAATGATTCATTACAAGATATTAGAGAAAAAGAATTAAAAATATTGGATGAAATAAGGAAACAGAGAGTGAGAAATGGCTTTACACAAGAATACATCGCCATGTTGCTTGGGATCTCTCAATCACAGTATAATAAAATGGAGAGCGGTATTGTAAGTGTTAAACTTGGATATTTAATTAAAATTTGTAGAGCCTTAAAAATTTCAGGGATCACATTTGACAGCAATCCGAATCCAACAAAGTCCTCCGTGGATATTATATCAAGTGTAAAAATTATTGAAGACGCTTTGCTCAACATAAAAAACAGGGTAGCGAAAAAAGAATAA